The Ziziphus jujuba cultivar Dongzao chromosome 7, ASM3175591v1 genome includes a region encoding these proteins:
- the LOC125423864 gene encoding transcription repressor OFP7 produces MAKRFRLRISRVIPSFQSCRSKETTALPTDPVPSFNRLSPVNATAVNLRFPTTTTPPLHSPPPPSSNKHYSSLKRHVSAFVSVGCGTRSKPTHSDDDSNEGPEFHWEKEEKWHVVAKVYNETPRRKIYNSSVSGCSDRDDDVLPPPPPPPSSAEKKKRRVKKKKTPCRLRISTSSAESGLFSSDGFNDVEDEETETLVSSSRSFSTDSSSEFNPHLETIREVTFDCPRRKKSRVKKVKNKNKKPKRYVSKGERKTRNNSRKSGGWSPSAESESPARLSMFQRLIPCTVEGKVRESFAVVKKSEDPYVDFKRSMMEMILEKQMFDDKDLEQLLHCFLSLNSRQHHGIIVQAFSEIWDTLFCTTTTSRRVSRAL; encoded by the coding sequence ATGGCGAAACGTTTCAGGCTAAGGATTTCGCGAGTGATTCCGTCTTTCCAATCCTGCCGCTCAAAAGAAACTACGGCTCTCCCAACAGATCCTGTCCCTTCATTCAACAGACTCTCCCCGGTCAACGCCACAGCTGTCAACCTCCGTTTTCCAACTACCACCACCCCCCCACTACACAGTCCACCACCTCCATCGTCGAATAAACACTACTCCTCCCTGAAGCGCCATGTGTCCGCTTTCGTATCCGTGGGCTGCGGTACCAGATCAAAACCTACACACTCAGACGACGACAGCAATGAAGGACCTGAGTTTCACtgggaaaaagaagagaaatggCACGTCGTCGCTAAGGTCTACAACGAGACTCCACGTCGGAAAATCTACAATTCCTCTGTTTCCGGCTGTTCCGACAGAGACGACGACGTTCTGCCTCCACCGCCACCACCACCTTCATCGgcggagaaaaagaaaaggcgtgtcaagaagaagaaaacgcCCTGTCGTCTCCGAATCAGCACGTCTTCAGCTGAAAGTGGACTTTTCAGTAGCGATGGTTTCAATGACGTGGAAGATGAAGAAACCGAAACGCTCGTTTCGTCTTCCAGAAGCTTCTCCACCGATTCTTCGTCGGAATTCAACCCTCATTTGGAAACCATACGCGAGGTAACATTCGATTGCCCGAGGCGAAAGAAGAGCAGAGTAAAAAAGGtcaagaataagaataagaagcCAAAACGGTACGTCTCAAAGGGTGAGAGGAAAACTAGGAACAATTCGAGGAAGAGTGGTGGGTGGTCGCCGTCGGCCGAGAGTGAGTCTCCGGCGAGACTATCGATGTTTCAGAGGCTGATACCGTGTACGGTGGAAGGGAAGGTGAGAGAGAGCTTCGCGGTGGTGAAGAAGTCGGAGGATCCGTACGTGGATTTCAAAAGGTCGATGATGGAGATGATACTGGAGAAGCAAATGTTCGATGACAAGGATTTGGAGCAGCTCTTGCACTGTTTCTTGTCTCTGAATTCTAGGCAGCACCATGGGATTATCGTTCAAGCTTTCTCTGAGATTTGGGACACCTTGTTCTGTACAACAACCACCAGCCGTAGAGTTTCTAGAGCTCTCTGA
- the LOC107424835 gene encoding uncharacterized protein LOC107424835: protein MTTRIAPGVGANLLGQHSAERNQDATAYVGNLDPQVSEELLWELFVQAGPVVNVYVPKDRVTNLHQGYGFVEFRSEEDADYAIKVLNMIKLYGKPIRVNKASQDKKSLDVGANLFIGNLDPDVDEKLLYDTFSAFGVIVTNPKIMRDPDTGNSRGFGFISYDSFEASDAAIEAMNGQYLCNRQITVSYAYKKDTKGERHGTPAERVLAASNPSSKSRPHTLFASGPPTLTNGPQANGTLGGPVPPRPFANGAAIPVPVPTLRPPTPQGLAYPTMQVAGQPTWQGQPQQPGQTVPAHMMPPPPVQQFRPPPPSMPPPPPQAGMAPPRSLPPPMGMGAPPPNWRQPPPPPQQRPLMFPQGSIPPPPPPSNPPPPPPAST from the exons ATGACGACCCGAATAGCGCCGGGTGTGGGAGCGAACTTGCTGGGACAACACTCGGCCGAGAGGAACCAAGACGCCACTGCATATGTTGGAAATCTTGACCCTCag GTTTCTGAGGAGTTACTATGGGAGTTATTTGTTCAAGCTGGCCCTGTtg TTAATGTGTATGTTCCTAAAGATAGAGTGACGAACCTTCATCAAGGATATGGATTTGTGGAATTCCGAAGTGAAGAAGATGCTGATTAT GCAATCAAGGTGCTTAATATGATTAAACTTTATGGGAAGCCAATCCGTGTAAATAAG GCATCACAAGATAAAAAGAGTCTGGATGTGGGGGCAAACCTTTTCATTGGAAACCTTGACCCT GATGTGGATGAGAAACTTCTTTATGATACTTTCAGTGCCTTTGGGGTCATAGTTACAAATCCGAAG ATAATGAGAGATCCAGATACAGGAAATTCTCGTGGTTTTGGTTTTATTAGCTATGATTCCTTTGAGGCATCTGATGCAGCAATTGAG GCAATGAATGGTCAATATCTTTGCAATCGTCAAATAACAGTTTCATATGCATATAAGAAAGACACAAAAGGGGAGCGTCATGGTACTCCAGCAG AGAGAGTTTTGGCTGCAAGCAATCCTAGTTCAAAGAGCAGGCCTCATACACTATTTGCCAGCGGGCCTCCAACACTTACAAATGGTCCCCAGGCCAACGGTACTTTGGGTGGTCCGGTGCCTCCACGGCCCTTTGCAAATGGTGCTGCTATACCAGTTCCTGTTCCTACACTCCGCCCACCAACCCCTCAAGGTTTGGCCTACCCAACCATGCAGGTAGCTGGACAACCGACATGGCAAGGTCAGCCACAACAACCAGGTCAAACAGTCCCAGCACATATGATGCCTCCACCTCCAGTTCAGCAATTCAGACCTCCTCCCCCAAGCATGCCACCACCACCGCCACAGGCGGGCATGGCTCCTCCAAGGTCTCTTCCACCTCCCATGGGAATGGGTGCCCCACCACCAAATTGGCGACAACCGCCTCCTCCCCCTCAGCAGAGGCCCCTTATGTTTCCACAGGGATCAATTCCACCCCCTCCCCCTCCCAGCAATCCTCCACCACCTCCTCCAGCTTCAACTTAA
- the LOC107424834 gene encoding small ribosomal subunit protein mL103 (rPPR7), translated as MSSSTPIRHLRHLSSTAATTTSAAKPSISISRAKSKLRSEHDPDKALEIYSSLSKNYCSPTSSRYAQDLTVRRLAKARRFSDIETLIESHKTDPKITEEPYLSTLIRSYGLAGMFDHALRTFEQMDELGTSRSVISFNTLLSACNHSKLFDKVPVLFNDIPAKYGFTPNKISYGILIKAYCEAGSPEKAIETLTEMEKKGIEVTAVTFTTILDTLYKKGETEEAEKLWSTMVNKDCEIDVAAYNVRIMHCQGGKPEKVKALIDEMSNAGLKPDTISYNYLMTCYCKNGMMEEAKNVYEGLEDNGCNPNAATFRTLIYYLCRSGDFERGYKVFKTSVGVHKIPDFNTLKHLVEGLVKKKKIKEAKGLIRTIKKKFPPNVLNSWKKVEESLGLASASDASSISDEDKEAAA; from the coding sequence ATGTCATCTTCAACTCCCATCCGCCATCTCCGTCATCTATCTTCCACCGCCGCCACTACCACCTCCGCAGCCAAACCTTCAATCTCCATCTCAAGAGCAAAATCAAAGCTCCGATCTGAGCATGACCCTGACAAAGCTCTGGAAATCTATTCCTCTTTATCCAAAAACTATTGCTCCCCCACTTCCTCTCGTTATGCTCAGGACCTCACCGTCCGTCGCCTCGCCAAGGCTCGCCGATTCTCGGACATCGAAACCCTCATCGAGTCCCATAAGACTGACCCAAAGATCACCGAAGAACCTTACTTGTCCACCCTTATTCGATCTTACGGCTTAGCCGGCATGTTCGATCATGCCTTGAGAACCTTCGAGCAAATGGACGAGTTGGGTACATCCAGATCGGTGATTTCCTTCAATACCCTGTTATCGGCTTGCAATCATTCCAAACTGTTTGATAAGGTTCCCGTCTTGTTCAATGACATTCCGGCGAAGTACGGTTTCACCCCTAATAAAATTTCCTATGGTATTTTGATTAAGGCTTATTGCGAAGCCGGTTCGCCGGAGAAGGCCATTGAGACTTTGACAGAGATGGAGAAGAAAGGCATTGAGGTAACTGCTGTAACGTTTACGACCATATTGGATACTCTGTACAAGAAGGGCGAGACCGAAGAGGCCGAGAAGTTGTGGAGTACGATGGTGAACAAGGATTGTGAGATTGATGTTGCAGCTTATAATGTTAGGATTATGCATTGCCAAGGTGGGAAACCGGAAAAGGTGAAGGCTTTGATTGATGAAATGAGCAATGCCGGGCTGAAACCTGATACGATTAGTTACAATTACTTGATGACTTGTTATTGTAAGAATGGAATGATGGAAGAGGCAAAGAATGTTTATGAGGGTTTGGAGGATAATGGGTGTAATCCTAATGCAGCTACTTTTAGGACTTTGATATACTATTTATGTAGGAGTGGGGATTTTGAGAGAGGGTATAAGGTATTCAAGACTAGTGTTGGGGTGCATAAAATTCCAGATTTCAACACCTTGAAACATTTAGTTGAGGGGTtagtaaagaagaagaaaattaaggAGGCCAAGGGATTGATTAGAACTATAAAAAAGAAGTTCCCGCCTAATGTATTGAATTCTTGGAAGAAAGTCGAGGAAAGTCTTGGTTTGGCTTCTGCTTCTGATGCTTCTTCAATATCGGATGAGGATAAAGAAGCTGCTGCATGA